A part of Nitrospirota bacterium genomic DNA contains:
- a CDS encoding EAL domain-containing protein, with protein sequence MMDPDQNKKSLLILEKALRESESRFSAIASITADAVIMVDETQNIIFFNKGAEHIFGYPSSEVIGRPLDLLMPNRFAQPHRKQIEGFGAEAAPSRFMHERKPKIYGRRRDGSEFPAEASISKSKKNGQTFFTAVLRDISKRIEADLERKRFEEKVQRLAYYDTLTSFPNRHLFHDLLEKGIFQGQRDGRPGAILLLDLDRFKEINDTLGHHRGDLLLQKVGLRLKEALFTKDTVARLGGDEFGILLSMASSDHAGLVANKILKALEEPFEVEGLPVVVETSIGIALYPDHGSNADSLIQRGDVAMYASKKEKIDFVVYNSELDQHSPGRLALMGELRHAIENRQLFLHYQPIIDLQTRRICGVEALVRWNHPKQGIVPPDQFILPAEHTGLIKTLTKFVLQEAIQQSLSWTREGKKISLAVNLSVRNLQDPLLPSQMIQMIRSLGIEPGLLNFEITESAIMTNIESVIKTIRLLNHEGVNFSIDDFGIGYTSLSYLKKLAVKSIKIDRSFIKNMLRDQEDHLIVRSTIDLAHSLNLRVIAEGVEDQETLEKLITLGCDEAQGYFISRPVPAEDLLRWNSESPWGLG encoded by the coding sequence CATTATTTTTTTCAACAAAGGAGCAGAACATATCTTTGGATATCCATCCTCCGAAGTTATCGGCCGGCCGCTCGACCTCCTGATGCCTAACCGTTTTGCCCAACCCCATCGTAAACAAATAGAGGGTTTTGGGGCTGAAGCCGCTCCCTCCCGATTCATGCATGAGCGAAAACCTAAAATTTATGGCCGTCGGCGGGACGGTTCTGAGTTCCCCGCGGAAGCTTCTATTTCAAAATCGAAAAAGAACGGGCAAACCTTTTTTACTGCCGTGCTTCGTGATATCAGCAAACGGATCGAGGCAGATCTTGAGCGTAAGCGATTTGAAGAAAAAGTTCAACGTCTGGCCTATTATGATACCCTGACCAGCTTTCCCAACCGGCACCTCTTTCATGACCTTCTCGAAAAAGGGATTTTTCAAGGTCAACGGGATGGAAGACCGGGGGCGATTCTCCTTTTGGATCTTGATCGATTTAAGGAAATTAATGATACGCTTGGGCATCATCGCGGCGACCTTCTTTTGCAAAAAGTCGGTCTCCGTTTGAAAGAGGCGCTTTTTACCAAAGACACCGTCGCGCGCCTGGGAGGGGATGAATTTGGAATCTTGTTATCCATGGCGTCCTCTGATCATGCCGGATTAGTGGCCAATAAAATTCTAAAAGCTCTGGAGGAACCTTTTGAAGTTGAGGGGTTGCCGGTTGTGGTAGAGACCAGTATCGGCATTGCGCTTTATCCTGATCATGGTTCCAATGCCGACAGCCTCATTCAAAGGGGAGATGTGGCAATGTATGCCTCGAAAAAAGAAAAAATAGACTTTGTCGTCTATAATTCCGAACTGGATCAACACAGCCCAGGACGCCTGGCCCTGATGGGAGAGTTGCGGCACGCCATCGAAAACCGGCAGTTGTTTCTTCATTACCAGCCGATCATTGATCTTCAAACCCGGCGCATCTGCGGGGTGGAAGCCCTGGTGCGGTGGAATCACCCCAAACAAGGGATTGTTCCGCCGGATCAGTTTATCCTTCCCGCGGAACACACCGGATTGATTAAAACTTTGACTAAATTTGTTCTCCAGGAGGCGATCCAGCAGTCCCTTTCATGGACCAGGGAGGGAAAGAAAATCAGCTTGGCAGTTAATCTTTCGGTGCGGAATCTTCAGGATCCGCTCCTCCCCTCTCAGATGATACAAATGATTCGCTCCCTTGGGATTGAACCGGGTCTGTTGAATTTTGAAATTACCGAGAGCGCCATTATGACGAATATCGAGAGTGTGATAAAGACCATCCGTCTTTTAAATCATGAAGGGGTTAACTTCTCCATTGATGATTTCGGGATTGGGTATACCTCTCTCAGTTATTTAAAGAAACTGGCGGTCAAATCGATCAAAATCGACCGGTCGTTTATTAAAAACATGCTCCGCGATCAAGAAGATCATCTCATTGTCCGTTCAACCATTGATTTAGCTCATAGTCTGAATCTCAGGGTCATTGCGGAAGGCGTGGAGGATCAAGAAACCCTGGAAAAACTGATTACTTTAGGGTGCGACGAGGCCCAGGGTTATTTTATCAGCCGCCCCGTTCCTGCTGAAGATTTACTCCGCTGGAACAGTGAATCACCCTGGGGGTTGGGTTAA
- the pyk gene encoding pyruvate kinase gives MRNTKIVCTIGPATASRKMLKDLIRAGMNVARLNFSHGEPAQFEKWIQIIREESDSMEKTVAILQDLPGPKIRIGNVKEGEVTLKAGSRFILRTDADPGSEKSVQISYSKLPEEVLVGDPIFIDDGHIRLKVIRVFSTEIETEVIAGGKLRSEQGINVPETNLSMPSISKHDLTQLDFGLAQDVDWVALSFVRKAEDIEQIRSYCQARGKSPKLMAKIERREAMLHLEPILQSCDGVMVARGDLGVEIPIEQVPLAQKKIIALANRMGKPVVTATQMLESMVEQPWPTRAEVADVANAVLDGTDAVMLSQETAIGKYPLQAIGIMDRVILELENHHKKNPPGERRKEPVKETSEAVTNGVCHIANQVKASIIVAISQTGKTAQRLSAARPHVPIVALTEDKKVSRQLIMYWGVIPLLLNDLAGIDQKPELIFELIQKKGLILPGEAIILTGELPSGNPGLNSFIRVFQNEIPDG, from the coding sequence CAGCAAGTCGAAAGATGTTGAAAGATTTAATTCGCGCCGGGATGAACGTCGCTCGATTGAATTTTTCTCATGGAGAACCGGCCCAGTTTGAAAAATGGATCCAGATTATTCGAGAAGAGTCCGATTCCATGGAAAAGACGGTTGCGATCCTTCAGGATCTTCCCGGTCCCAAAATCCGGATCGGAAACGTCAAAGAGGGGGAGGTTACTCTAAAAGCTGGATCAAGATTTATTCTGAGAACCGATGCCGATCCAGGATCAGAGAAATCTGTCCAGATTAGTTACTCCAAACTGCCAGAAGAGGTTTTGGTTGGAGATCCGATCTTTATTGATGATGGTCATATCCGTTTAAAGGTCATTCGAGTTTTTTCCACAGAAATTGAAACCGAGGTCATCGCAGGAGGAAAGCTAAGGAGTGAGCAGGGGATTAATGTTCCCGAAACAAATCTTTCCATGCCATCAATTTCAAAACATGATTTAACACAACTTGATTTCGGACTTGCGCAGGATGTGGACTGGGTTGCCCTCTCTTTTGTCCGGAAAGCGGAAGATATAGAGCAGATCAGATCCTATTGTCAGGCGAGAGGAAAAAGCCCAAAATTGATGGCCAAGATTGAGAGGCGTGAAGCAATGCTTCATCTTGAACCCATCCTTCAAAGTTGCGACGGAGTCATGGTCGCGCGAGGCGATCTGGGGGTTGAAATTCCTATAGAACAGGTCCCTTTGGCCCAGAAAAAGATCATCGCGTTAGCCAACCGGATGGGAAAACCGGTTGTCACTGCCACCCAAATGCTGGAATCGATGGTAGAGCAACCCTGGCCGACTCGGGCGGAGGTTGCAGATGTTGCCAATGCCGTATTGGATGGAACTGACGCGGTCATGTTATCCCAGGAGACGGCTATCGGGAAATATCCCTTGCAGGCGATTGGCATTATGGATCGTGTTATTTTGGAACTGGAGAATCATCATAAAAAGAATCCGCCGGGAGAGAGACGAAAAGAGCCCGTAAAAGAGACCTCAGAAGCTGTAACCAATGGGGTCTGTCATATTGCTAATCAAGTCAAGGCAAGCATTATTGTAGCGATCAGCCAAACCGGCAAGACCGCTCAGCGGCTTTCCGCAGCAAGACCTCATGTTCCCATTGTTGCTTTGACTGAAGATAAAAAAGTCAGCAGACAGCTCATCATGTATTGGGGCGTCATTCCGTTGCTTTTAAACGACCTCGCTGGCATTGATCAAAAACCCGAATTAATTTTTGAACTGATTCAAAAAAAAGGATTGATCCTGCCTGGCGAAGCAATAATTTTAACAGGAGAACTTCCTTCAGGAAACCCTGGTTTAAACAGTTTTATTCGGGTTTTTCAGAACGAAATACCAGATGGCTGA